One window of the Trifolium pratense cultivar HEN17-A07 linkage group LG2, ARS_RC_1.1, whole genome shotgun sequence genome contains the following:
- the LOC123905825 gene encoding putative pentatricopeptide repeat-containing protein At1g12700, mitochondrial isoform X2: MSFSALNYGGAITLSPSSNNLCFPIPNFNRRRLHHNHNIVVNVSSFQSPSSVVKFGKMLTSLVRNKQFHTAISLSNQMELIGIQPNIVALNILINCFCQLGQLNFAFSVLAKILKLGYQPDTITMNTLIKGMCLSGQVKKALDFHDDVIAKGFHLDQISYGILINGLCKKGETTAALQLVTRIEALMVKPDVVMYSTVIHSLCKDNLVSDAFHLYSQMIVKNIYPDVVTYNNLIYGLSIVGQFKEAVGLLNEMLLKNIGPDVFTFNTLMDGLSKEGEVRKVRNVLAVMIKQGVKPNVVTYNSLMDGYFSVNEVNKAIYVFNAIARTEVKPNVRSYNIMINGFCKNKMVDEAMNLLDEMHDRALPANVITYNSILDALCKSQQIDKAIELLAKIKVQGIQLDRITYSILVDGLFENGRFKDALDIYQDLLIKGYHLEVKMYTKMMLESWSKIDQR; the protein is encoded by the coding sequence ATGTCATTTTCGGCGTTAAATTACGGCGGTGCTATCACTCTTTCCCCTTCGTCCAACAATTTGTGTTTTCCAATTCCCAATTTCAATCGTCGCCGATTACATCACAATCACAATATTGTTGTTAATGTTTCTTCATTTCAATCACCATCATCCGTTGTCAAATTCGGTAAGATGTTAACTTCCCTTGTTAGAAACAAGCAGTTTCACACTGCTATTTCCCTCTCTAATCAAATGGAACTCATTGGAATTCAACCTAACATTGTTGCTTTGAACATCTTAATCAATTGTTTCTGCCAACTTGGTCAactcaattttgcattttcTGTATTGGCAAAAATTCTAAAGCTAGGTTATCAGCCTGATACAATAACAATGAATACACTTATCAAAGGCATGTGTCTTAGTGGTCAGGTTAAGAAAGCATTGGATTTTCATGATGACGTTATAGCAAAAGGATTTCACCTTGATCAAATTAGTTATGGTATCTTGATTAATGGGTTATGTAAAAAAGGAGAAACAACAGCTGCCCTGCAGTTGGTTACAAGGATTGAAGCGTTAATGGTTAAACCGGACGTGGTAATGTACAGCACGGTCATTCATAGTCTTTGCAAGGATAATCTTGTGAGTGATGCCTTTCATTTATATTCTCAAATGATTGTCAAGAATATTTATCCTGATGTTGTCACTtacaataatttaatatatggTCTTAGCATTGTGGGTCAATTTAAAGAAGCTGTTGGTTTGTTAAATGAAATGTTGTTGAAAAACATCGGCCCAGATGTTTTTACGTTTAATACACTGATGGATGGTTTATCCAAGGAAGGAGAGGTAAGAAAGGTTAGAAATGTGTTAGCTGTTATGATAAAACAAGGTGTGAAACCAAATGTTGTTACTTATAATTCTTTAATGGATGGGTATTTCTCGGTTAACGAAGTAAACAAGGCCATATATGTGTTCAACGCTATTGCTCGAACGGAAGTGAAACCAAATGTTCGTAGTTACAATATCATGATTAATGGATTTTGCAAGAATAAAATGGTAGATGAAGCCATGAATCTTCTTGATGAGATGCATGATAGAGCCCTACCTGCTAATGTGATCACTTACAATTCTATATTGGATGCTTTGTGCAAAAGCCAGCAGATTGACAAAGCAATTGAATTATTAGCGAAGATCAAAGTCCAAGGAATTCAGCTAGATAGGATTACATACAGTATACTTGTCGATGGACTATTCGAAAATGGAAGATTTAAGGATGCGCTAGATATTTATCAGGATCTTTTGATTAAAGGCTACCATTTGGAAGTGAAGATGTATACTAAGATGATGCTAGAAAGCTGGAGCAAGATTGACCAAAGGTGA
- the LOC123905825 gene encoding putative pentatricopeptide repeat-containing protein At1g12700, mitochondrial isoform X1, with translation MSFSALNYGGAITLSPSSNNLCFPIPNFNRRRLHHNHNIVVNVSSFQSPSSVVKFGKMLTSLVRNKQFHTAISLSNQMELIGIQPNIVALNILINCFCQLGQLNFAFSVLAKILKLGYQPDTITMNTLIKGMCLSGQVKKALDFHDDVIAKGFHLDQISYGILINGLCKKGETTAALQLVTRIEALMVKPDVVMYSTVIHSLCKDNLVSDAFHLYSQMIVKNIYPDVVTYNNLIYGLSIVGQFKEAVGLLNEMLLKNIGPDVFTFNTLMDGLSKEGEVRKVRNVLAVMIKQGVKPNVVTYNSLMDGYFSVNEVNKAIYVFNAIARTEVKPNVRSYNIMINGFCKNKMVDEAMNLLDEMHDRALPANVITYNSILDALCKSQQIDKAIELLAKIKVQGIQLDRITYSILVDGLFENGRFKDALDIYQDLLIKGYHLEVKMYTKMMLESWSKIDQRVATKEALIHSLMVL, from the coding sequence ATGTCATTTTCGGCGTTAAATTACGGCGGTGCTATCACTCTTTCCCCTTCGTCCAACAATTTGTGTTTTCCAATTCCCAATTTCAATCGTCGCCGATTACATCACAATCACAATATTGTTGTTAATGTTTCTTCATTTCAATCACCATCATCCGTTGTCAAATTCGGTAAGATGTTAACTTCCCTTGTTAGAAACAAGCAGTTTCACACTGCTATTTCCCTCTCTAATCAAATGGAACTCATTGGAATTCAACCTAACATTGTTGCTTTGAACATCTTAATCAATTGTTTCTGCCAACTTGGTCAactcaattttgcattttcTGTATTGGCAAAAATTCTAAAGCTAGGTTATCAGCCTGATACAATAACAATGAATACACTTATCAAAGGCATGTGTCTTAGTGGTCAGGTTAAGAAAGCATTGGATTTTCATGATGACGTTATAGCAAAAGGATTTCACCTTGATCAAATTAGTTATGGTATCTTGATTAATGGGTTATGTAAAAAAGGAGAAACAACAGCTGCCCTGCAGTTGGTTACAAGGATTGAAGCGTTAATGGTTAAACCGGACGTGGTAATGTACAGCACGGTCATTCATAGTCTTTGCAAGGATAATCTTGTGAGTGATGCCTTTCATTTATATTCTCAAATGATTGTCAAGAATATTTATCCTGATGTTGTCACTtacaataatttaatatatggTCTTAGCATTGTGGGTCAATTTAAAGAAGCTGTTGGTTTGTTAAATGAAATGTTGTTGAAAAACATCGGCCCAGATGTTTTTACGTTTAATACACTGATGGATGGTTTATCCAAGGAAGGAGAGGTAAGAAAGGTTAGAAATGTGTTAGCTGTTATGATAAAACAAGGTGTGAAACCAAATGTTGTTACTTATAATTCTTTAATGGATGGGTATTTCTCGGTTAACGAAGTAAACAAGGCCATATATGTGTTCAACGCTATTGCTCGAACGGAAGTGAAACCAAATGTTCGTAGTTACAATATCATGATTAATGGATTTTGCAAGAATAAAATGGTAGATGAAGCCATGAATCTTCTTGATGAGATGCATGATAGAGCCCTACCTGCTAATGTGATCACTTACAATTCTATATTGGATGCTTTGTGCAAAAGCCAGCAGATTGACAAAGCAATTGAATTATTAGCGAAGATCAAAGTCCAAGGAATTCAGCTAGATAGGATTACATACAGTATACTTGTCGATGGACTATTCGAAAATGGAAGATTTAAGGATGCGCTAGATATTTATCAGGATCTTTTGATTAAAGGCTACCATTTGGAAGTGAAGATGTATACTAAGATGATGCTAGAAAGCTGGAGCAAGATTGACCAAAG
- the LOC123905827 gene encoding lysine-specific demethylase JMJ706-like isoform X3 produces MPPSSESRYSSSQEPGNFVITFPRSYHGGFNLGLNCVEAVNFALADWLPHGSFGVDLYKQFHKTVVLSHEELLCVVAQSIIVWGNIGGAGYRLRKNRKGKTAWILVVLN; encoded by the exons ATGCCGCCGTCATCAGAATCACGTTATTCTTCCTCTCAG GAGCCTGGAAATTTTGTTATTACTTTCCCCAGATCTTACCATGGTGGTTTCAATCTTG GTCTGAATTGTGTAGAGGCAGTCAATTTTGCTCTAGCTGACTGGCTACCACACGGTTCATTTGGAGTTGATCTCTATAAGCAGTTTCACAAAACAGTTGTCTTGTCTCATGAGGAGCTTCTTTGTGTAGTAGCCCAG AGTATTATAGTATGGGGAAATATTGGTGGTGCTGGATATAGGTTAAGGAAAaacagaaaaggaaaaacaGCCTGGATATTGGTGGTGCtgaattaa
- the LOC123905827 gene encoding lysine-specific demethylase JMJ18-like isoform X1: MPPSSESRYSSSQEPGNFVITFPRSYHGGFNLGLNCVEAVNFALADWLPHGSFGVDLYKQFHKTVVLSHEELLCVVAQNKREPNDLWQEPLVPASSWTPCSDQQSWEPNEGSNGYILVTANGGINQQRVVVVLS; encoded by the exons ATGCCGCCGTCATCAGAATCACGTTATTCTTCCTCTCAG GAGCCTGGAAATTTTGTTATTACTTTCCCCAGATCTTACCATGGTGGTTTCAATCTTG GTCTGAATTGTGTAGAGGCAGTCAATTTTGCTCTAGCTGACTGGCTACCACACGGTTCATTTGGAGTTGATCTCTATAAGCAGTTTCACAAAACAGTTGTCTTGTCTCATGAGGAGCTTCTTTGTGTAGTAGCCCAG AACAAACGTGAACCAAATGACTTGTGGCAGGAACCTTTGGTCCCTGCTTCTTCTTGGACACCATGTTCTGATCAGCAAAGTTGGGAACCTAATG AGGGAAGTAATGGATACATTTTGGTTACTGCAAATGGTGGGATCAACCAACAACGGGTAGTT GTAGTACTAAGTTGA
- the LOC123905827 gene encoding lysine-specific demethylase JMJ706-like isoform X2, which produces MPPSSESRYSSSQEPGNFVITFPRSYHGGFNLGLNCVEAVNFALADWLPHGSFGVDLYKQFHKTVVLSHEELLCVVAQVRFNKKVGLMIQGYYVFEFDKIVYLQNCTQSIIQGRFWWF; this is translated from the exons ATGCCGCCGTCATCAGAATCACGTTATTCTTCCTCTCAG GAGCCTGGAAATTTTGTTATTACTTTCCCCAGATCTTACCATGGTGGTTTCAATCTTG GTCTGAATTGTGTAGAGGCAGTCAATTTTGCTCTAGCTGACTGGCTACCACACGGTTCATTTGGAGTTGATCTCTATAAGCAGTTTCACAAAACAGTTGTCTTGTCTCATGAGGAGCTTCTTTGTGTAGTAGCCCAG GTTAGATTTAACAAGAAAGTAGGTTTGATGATTCAAGGTTATTATGTTTTTGAGtttgataaaatagtttatctGCAAAATTGCACCCAATCCATTATCCAAGGTAGATTTTGGTGGTTTTGA